In the Ramlibacter tataouinensis TTB310 genome, one interval contains:
- the sctC gene encoding type III secretion system outer membrane ring subunit SctC produces MPIVNRDRKAGPPTVTPRAMRYARLICVALVMAVCGAQAGLPDKRFVYRADGKRLTEVLQDFAAAQSISVVIDAGIEGTVNGQFDARPEDFMRTIGKSYGVIWYFDGMALFVYPSRMIQSRLFRLRGYSRNKVQRMLASMGLGDPRYPLRFNDAEQTLLAYGPPRHIELVQTVIDTLDGSARDRVGSSIRVFPLVNTVAADRISGNVRVPGLASTLNNLFTRGSRAAGGAPEANLMTGADTPANGNPNKRRAQELAYGARAGDPESGPARKDGVRDPAGRLVVPEAGVETARDDTPFFQADEASNAIIVRGVPERMAQYQTLIRQLDVAQPQVEIEATIIDVSTESFDSLGIEWDYSRVGKGGIFVSPGSPNTGSGGGSSPTLFSPNVTTLVADAGRSLLARIRALEGNGRARIVSRPKVLGMANRTASMVDRRLASVRVAGNLDANLFTVEAGTTLQVMPQIVTGVDRKELRLSLFIEDGAFEGKAVDAIPIIKRTEIRTEAALLEGESLLIGGISVDSDIGGRSGLPGLSRVPLVGGLFRHDESGKVRRERLFLITPKVVGLQAAPVAVPSSRGEVPLSGPPRPQTISPATPPASPPATPPAAAPGAPRTPGLPLQMP; encoded by the coding sequence ATGCCAATCGTGAACCGCGATCGCAAGGCCGGTCCTCCCACCGTGACGCCGCGCGCCATGCGATACGCAAGACTGATATGCGTCGCCCTGGTGATGGCGGTGTGCGGCGCGCAGGCCGGCCTGCCGGACAAGCGCTTCGTCTACCGTGCCGATGGCAAGCGGCTGACCGAGGTGCTGCAGGACTTCGCGGCGGCGCAGTCGATCTCCGTCGTCATCGACGCCGGCATTGAGGGCACCGTCAACGGCCAGTTCGACGCCAGGCCGGAGGATTTCATGCGGACTATCGGCAAAAGCTACGGGGTCATCTGGTACTTCGACGGCATGGCGCTGTTCGTATATCCCTCGCGGATGATCCAGAGCCGCCTGTTCCGCCTACGAGGCTACTCGCGTAACAAGGTGCAGAGGATGCTCGCTTCGATGGGACTCGGAGACCCGCGCTATCCGCTGCGCTTCAACGACGCGGAGCAAACCCTCCTCGCCTACGGACCGCCACGCCACATCGAGCTGGTGCAGACGGTGATCGACACACTGGACGGCAGCGCCCGCGACCGTGTCGGATCCTCCATTCGCGTCTTTCCGTTGGTCAATACGGTAGCGGCTGACCGGATCTCCGGCAACGTGCGGGTGCCGGGGCTCGCGAGCACCTTGAACAACCTTTTCACGCGCGGCTCACGCGCCGCCGGCGGTGCCCCGGAAGCCAACCTGATGACGGGCGCCGACACGCCCGCCAACGGAAACCCGAACAAGCGCCGCGCCCAGGAACTGGCGTACGGCGCCCGTGCCGGCGACCCGGAGAGTGGCCCGGCGCGCAAGGACGGCGTGCGCGACCCGGCCGGCCGCCTGGTGGTTCCGGAGGCGGGCGTCGAGACGGCCCGCGACGACACGCCCTTCTTCCAGGCCGACGAAGCGTCCAATGCGATCATCGTGCGCGGCGTGCCCGAGCGGATGGCGCAGTACCAGACGCTGATCCGCCAGCTGGACGTCGCCCAGCCCCAGGTGGAGATCGAGGCCACCATCATCGATGTTAGCACCGAGTCGTTCGACTCCTTGGGTATCGAGTGGGACTACTCGCGCGTTGGCAAGGGCGGCATCTTCGTGTCGCCCGGAAGTCCCAACACGGGTTCGGGCGGGGGTTCTTCCCCCACGCTGTTCTCCCCGAACGTCACCACGCTGGTCGCGGATGCCGGCCGCTCGCTGCTTGCGCGCATCCGGGCGCTGGAAGGCAACGGTCGGGCGCGCATCGTCTCGCGGCCGAAGGTGCTGGGCATGGCCAATCGCACGGCCAGCATGGTTGACAGGCGCCTGGCTTCGGTGCGGGTGGCGGGGAACCTCGATGCCAACTTGTTCACCGTGGAGGCCGGCACCACGCTTCAGGTCATGCCGCAGATCGTCACCGGCGTGGACCGCAAGGAGTTGCGCTTGTCCTTGTTCATCGAGGACGGCGCATTCGAAGGTAAGGCCGTCGACGCCATTCCCATCATCAAAAGGACCGAGATCCGTACCGAAGCGGCGCTGCTCGAAGGCGAAAGCCTGTTGATCGGCGGCATTTCGGTCGACTCCGACATCGGCGGGCGCAGCGGCCTGCCGGGCCTGTCACGCGTTCCTCTCGTGGGCGGCCTGTTCCGCCACGACGAATCTGGCAAGGTCCGCCGCGAGCGGCTCTTTCTGATCACGCCGAAAGTGGTCGGCCTGCAGGCGGCGCCGGTCGCCGTGCCATCGTCCCGAGGTGAAGTGCCCCTTTCCGGACCGCCGCGCCCGCAGACGATTTCACCCGCCACTCCGCCGGCATCCCCGCCAGCCACTCCCCCGGCCGCTGCGCCCGGGGCGCCGCGGACACCCGGACTGCCACTTCAGATGCCATGA
- a CDS encoding class I SAM-dependent methyltransferase — MVWNDGYVVEEAYTSGFFRKQSPVHLSVACALAGFEPVDTRKPFTYLELGSGKGFTANVLAAANPHAQFFAADFMPGHIATAGELAQAAQLDNVTHLEKSFEQLAAGEGDLPPLDFITLHGVYSWINPENRRHIVDLIARRLKPGGIVYVSYNALPGWSAAAPLQRLVLEHARAVPGRLEAQVRDAKTLIDRLVQAKAGYFTANENGILRSRLDSWAKDKPMYLAHEYMNQSWQALYHADVVRDFAAAKLDFATSAELCLNVDPQQLPVEQRRIVEAVDDPVLRETVLDYLQNTAFRSDIFIRGARRMAPVRRRTWWEQIGLALTVPRRCATLGQPAEPGGEGRAFASPVLDVLEDGPRSVQELAGRQGCDPAAIANLMSLLVWHDQGAPFIVGTQASPKAASLRLNAVVAAQAVADDNYQALASPLLGSGVSASALQRLVYHALRGKPQPLDRQALTHWIWQVLTDQGPPIVLAHEPLPGKESELEEIRRVVDGILAMRAPIWHQLHMI; from the coding sequence ATGGTTTGGAACGACGGCTACGTGGTCGAAGAGGCCTACACCAGCGGCTTCTTCCGCAAGCAAAGCCCGGTGCACCTGAGCGTGGCGTGCGCGCTCGCCGGCTTCGAGCCGGTCGACACGCGCAAGCCCTTCACCTACCTGGAGCTGGGGTCGGGGAAAGGCTTCACCGCCAATGTGCTCGCAGCGGCCAACCCGCACGCGCAGTTTTTCGCCGCCGACTTCATGCCGGGGCACATCGCCACAGCCGGCGAGCTCGCGCAGGCGGCGCAACTGGACAACGTGACGCACCTGGAGAAAAGCTTCGAGCAGCTCGCGGCGGGCGAGGGCGACCTGCCGCCGCTGGATTTCATCACCCTGCACGGCGTGTACTCCTGGATCAACCCGGAAAACCGCCGCCATATCGTCGATCTCATCGCACGCCGGCTCAAGCCGGGTGGCATCGTCTATGTGAGCTACAACGCCTTGCCGGGCTGGTCGGCGGCAGCGCCGCTGCAACGGCTGGTGCTCGAGCACGCGCGCGCCGTGCCGGGCCGCCTGGAGGCGCAGGTGCGCGACGCCAAGACGCTGATCGACCGGCTGGTCCAGGCCAAGGCCGGCTACTTCACGGCCAACGAGAACGGCATCCTGCGAAGCCGACTCGATTCCTGGGCCAAGGACAAGCCCATGTACTTGGCGCACGAATATATGAACCAGTCGTGGCAGGCGCTGTACCACGCCGACGTGGTGCGCGACTTCGCAGCGGCCAAGCTCGACTTCGCCACCTCCGCCGAGCTGTGCCTGAACGTCGACCCGCAGCAGCTGCCCGTGGAGCAGCGCCGGATCGTCGAGGCGGTGGACGACCCGGTGCTGCGCGAGACGGTGCTCGACTACCTGCAGAACACGGCCTTTCGCAGCGACATCTTCATCCGCGGCGCGCGTCGCATGGCCCCGGTGCGCCGCCGCACCTGGTGGGAACAGATCGGCCTGGCACTGACCGTGCCGCGCCGCTGCGCCACGCTGGGCCAGCCGGCCGAGCCGGGCGGCGAAGGCCGGGCCTTCGCCAGCCCCGTGCTCGATGTGCTGGAGGACGGGCCGCGGTCGGTGCAGGAACTGGCCGGTCGACAGGGCTGCGACCCCGCGGCCATCGCCAACCTGATGTCGCTGCTGGTGTGGCACGACCAGGGCGCACCTTTCATCGTGGGCACGCAGGCATCGCCCAAAGCGGCTTCGCTGCGGCTCAACGCCGTGGTCGCCGCCCAGGCGGTGGCCGACGACAACTACCAGGCGCTGGCCTCGCCGCTGCTGGGTTCCGGCGTCAGCGCCAGCGCGCTGCAGCGGCTGGTGTACCACGCGCTGCGCGGGAAGCCGCAGCCGCTGGACCGGCAGGCGCTCACGCACTGGATCTGGCAGGTGCTCACCGACCAAGGGCCGCCCATCGTGCTGGCGCACGAGCCCCTGCCTGGCAAGGAGAGCGAGCTGGAGGAAATCCGCCGCGTGGTGGACGGCATCCTGGCCATGCGCGCCCCGATCTGGCACCAGCTTCACATGATCTGA
- a CDS encoding HrpF/NolX family T3SS translocon protein: MNMPLQRTEQSASFPAAAAATIKPTAAMCHAQCSPLPAVLAAAIWAAMLHMLKSGGQATGTKAGLSACAGAGVGAEGGFAKQSAAALAGGTLAKPKLATAAGNSPALEKAGAAPLDGTQGVDQACPRGGGFDFALFVELVRQLCNSAFSSSDLRSGWQSHGEGQEGCPMLGQQGALLDPAVEHKRMETIAVLGRHEDKFKKAVDGKGIDKLIEDEKTPPDLVRALKDLKADPQMMEALDKAKTGKTDGKISAKDINILQSNNANKAFAEQKAEDFEETYIPSDNKDPNAVPRPITSNDAKRELFRYSDYLPKHVSRENLQKIVDGTAEQGKAPPQLVAAAKFYVDNPDAWQKDMDRKGPDEPIRKDGLCNHVSKSIELTADEDKTLKVMGENRDVFFGGSNLNDSKLKKIAGDPAGKPEVREAAEMLLDKRGSLLYTMLDNGKHGHGGNILHAADDRSIGGGDFERFMQQRNKSIAPPQEVLTAEEAAAAGKAAQAEKSDSTGQATRTADPAAARSAQAAQDMSDGLYNQPDAKKKKGGQLRDIATFFLKAYSIIMGAVSSVLAVLAKVPGLGLIAAPAALATSAASGAASIGAAALQGKDTKNAAMMAGIGVATTAASLVVPGAGKLVTESAKVSAKEGGEVAAKEGAKTAATQGGKTWGQREIVEGTAIRNDVVAQRAGKAAGFSLGVSVASNTADQTGLTDAASGRAMNEYHAHQVDHSQQQQPVA; this comes from the coding sequence ATGAACATGCCTCTTCAACGCACCGAGCAATCGGCTTCCTTTCCAGCGGCTGCCGCGGCGACCATCAAGCCCACCGCCGCCATGTGCCACGCGCAGTGCTCGCCGCTGCCAGCGGTGCTTGCCGCCGCCATCTGGGCCGCGATGTTGCACATGCTGAAGAGCGGTGGCCAGGCCACGGGCACCAAGGCTGGATTGAGCGCCTGCGCCGGTGCCGGTGTCGGCGCCGAAGGCGGATTCGCCAAGCAGTCCGCCGCGGCGCTGGCTGGGGGCACGCTGGCAAAGCCGAAATTGGCCACAGCGGCGGGCAACAGCCCGGCGCTCGAGAAGGCGGGCGCCGCGCCCCTGGACGGCACGCAAGGCGTCGACCAAGCCTGCCCGCGCGGTGGCGGCTTCGACTTCGCCCTGTTCGTGGAACTCGTGCGCCAGCTCTGCAACTCCGCGTTCAGCAGCAGCGACCTGCGCAGCGGCTGGCAGAGCCACGGTGAGGGCCAGGAAGGCTGCCCGATGCTAGGCCAGCAAGGCGCCCTGCTGGACCCTGCCGTCGAGCACAAGCGCATGGAAACCATCGCCGTCCTCGGCCGGCACGAGGACAAGTTCAAGAAGGCGGTGGACGGCAAGGGCATCGACAAGCTGATCGAGGACGAGAAAACGCCGCCGGACCTGGTGCGGGCCCTGAAGGACCTGAAGGCCGATCCGCAGATGATGGAGGCGCTAGACAAGGCCAAGACCGGCAAGACGGACGGCAAGATCAGCGCCAAGGACATCAACATCCTGCAGTCCAACAACGCGAACAAGGCTTTCGCGGAACAGAAGGCCGAGGACTTCGAGGAAACCTACATCCCGTCGGACAACAAGGACCCGAACGCGGTGCCGCGGCCGATCACCAGCAACGACGCCAAGCGCGAGCTGTTCCGATACTCCGACTACCTGCCCAAGCACGTGTCGCGCGAGAACCTGCAGAAGATCGTCGACGGCACGGCCGAACAGGGCAAGGCGCCGCCGCAGCTGGTGGCCGCGGCCAAGTTCTACGTCGACAACCCCGACGCATGGCAGAAGGACATGGACAGGAAGGGCCCGGACGAGCCAATCCGCAAGGACGGCCTGTGCAACCATGTCTCCAAGTCGATCGAGCTGACGGCCGATGAGGACAAGACGCTGAAGGTGATGGGCGAGAACCGCGACGTCTTCTTCGGCGGCAGCAACCTCAACGACTCGAAGCTCAAGAAGATTGCCGGAGACCCGGCGGGCAAGCCGGAGGTGCGCGAGGCGGCCGAGATGCTGCTGGACAAGCGCGGCTCGCTGCTCTACACCATGCTCGACAACGGCAAGCACGGCCATGGCGGCAACATCCTCCATGCGGCGGACGACCGCAGCATTGGTGGCGGTGACTTCGAGCGCTTCATGCAGCAGCGCAACAAGAGCATCGCGCCGCCGCAGGAAGTGCTGACCGCGGAGGAAGCGGCGGCTGCCGGGAAAGCGGCCCAGGCAGAGAAGTCCGACAGCACTGGCCAGGCCACGAGAACGGCGGACCCGGCAGCCGCGCGCTCGGCCCAGGCGGCCCAGGACATGTCCGACGGCCTGTACAACCAGCCCGACGCCAAGAAGAAGAAAGGCGGGCAACTGCGCGACATCGCCACCTTCTTCCTGAAGGCGTATTCGATCATCATGGGTGCCGTTTCGTCGGTGCTGGCCGTGCTAGCCAAGGTGCCGGGCCTGGGCCTGATTGCCGCGCCCGCGGCGTTGGCAACTTCCGCAGCGTCCGGCGCCGCCTCGATCGGCGCAGCTGCACTGCAGGGCAAGGACACCAAGAACGCGGCGATGATGGCAGGCATCGGCGTAGCGACCACGGCTGCCAGCCTGGTCGTTCCCGGCGCCGGCAAGCTGGTCACCGAGAGCGCCAAGGTGTCGGCCAAGGAAGGCGGCGAAGTCGCCGCCAAAGAAGGCGCCAAGACCGCCGCCACGCAAGGCGGCAAGACCTGGGGCCAGCGGGAGATTGTGGAAGGCACCGCCATCCGCAACGATGTGGTCGCCCAACGCGCTGGTAAGGCTGCCGGCTTCTCGCTTGGGGTGTCGGTGGCCAGCAACACGGCGGATCAGACTGGACTCACCGACGCCGCCAGCGGCCGCGCGATGAACGAGTACCACGCCCACCAAGTGGATCACTCGCAGCAGCAACAGCCCGTTGCTTGA
- a CDS encoding HrpB1 family type III secretion system apparatus protein, translating into MQTFDTPPLPSDAPSLPDEVFDALVGVLSVAPQDTASDDVLVSLQALQAARPHLPELSIALAQRHLLAKDLVSARDVLESADRRAPRQPLVGALLAFTLHALKDPTWRLRAFEVEGAPCDDLSELLLATLRDPASSC; encoded by the coding sequence ATGCAGACCTTCGACACGCCCCCCCTGCCCTCCGATGCGCCTTCGCTGCCGGACGAGGTGTTCGACGCGCTGGTTGGCGTGTTGTCGGTCGCGCCGCAGGACACGGCCTCGGATGACGTGCTGGTGTCCCTGCAGGCCTTGCAGGCCGCCCGCCCTCACCTGCCGGAACTGTCGATCGCACTGGCGCAGCGGCACCTGCTCGCGAAAGACCTCGTGTCGGCACGGGACGTGCTCGAGTCCGCTGACCGGCGGGCGCCGCGCCAACCCCTGGTGGGCGCCCTGCTTGCCTTCACGCTGCACGCCCTCAAGGATCCTACTTGGCGGTTGCGTGCCTTCGAGGTAGAGGGCGCACCATGCGACGATCTCAGCGAACTCCTGTTAGCTACCTTGCGGGATCCAGCTTCTTCCTGCTAA
- a CDS encoding helix-turn-helix domain-containing protein — MKALLESLLVPEDASWRYFYRRLDDCILFNRPWHYHPELELTITENSIGQRYVGDSIEPYEDGDVTLVGSNLPHTWMSQDRIDRAKPHVAHVFWIRADWLTSLCDHFRELAAIRTMQKDANRGVVFSPAVSKIVRTRVAGAHALTPTLQLTRFIEILSLLADDRDYRVLCAPRVEQLQSGPAGRPRIDCTLEYIHKNYQREIAVPELAELVALSVSGLHRLFKRHTRVTVGEYIAQLRIGKACALLTSTEKPISVIADEVGYANLSHFNRQFLSVKGLTPREFRRSFARNDPHLTRPQPRSLVSAEWREVG; from the coding sequence ATGAAGGCACTACTCGAAAGTCTGCTCGTTCCGGAGGACGCTTCTTGGCGGTATTTCTACCGTCGGCTCGACGACTGCATCTTGTTCAATCGCCCTTGGCACTATCATCCCGAGTTGGAACTTACCATCACGGAAAACAGCATCGGTCAGCGGTACGTCGGCGACAGCATCGAGCCTTATGAGGATGGGGATGTGACTCTTGTGGGCTCAAATCTGCCTCACACGTGGATGTCGCAAGATCGAATCGACCGAGCAAAGCCGCACGTGGCGCATGTCTTCTGGATCCGCGCTGATTGGCTGACTTCTTTGTGCGATCACTTTCGTGAGTTGGCTGCCATTCGTACTATGCAAAAAGATGCCAACCGTGGTGTGGTGTTTTCACCGGCGGTGTCGAAAATTGTCCGCACGCGCGTCGCTGGCGCACACGCCTTGACACCAACGCTCCAGCTAACCCGGTTCATAGAGATTCTTTCGCTGCTGGCTGACGACCGCGATTACAGGGTTTTGTGCGCGCCACGCGTCGAGCAGTTGCAGTCCGGCCCAGCCGGGCGCCCGCGAATCGACTGCACCCTGGAGTACATTCACAAGAACTACCAGCGTGAGATCGCGGTACCGGAGCTTGCCGAGTTGGTTGCTTTGAGCGTCTCGGGCCTACACAGGCTGTTTAAGCGCCACACACGCGTGACGGTAGGTGAATACATTGCGCAGCTACGCATTGGTAAGGCGTGCGCACTTCTTACGTCTACAGAAAAGCCGATCTCGGTTATTGCAGACGAAGTGGGATATGCAAACCTATCGCACTTCAACCGGCAGTTCCTCTCGGTGAAGGGTCTAACACCGCGGGAGTTTCGGCGCTCGTTTGCCAGGAACGATCCGCACTTGACAAGGCCGCAGCCGCGCTCATTGGTAAGCGCAGAATGGCGTGAGGTGGGCTAG
- a CDS encoding SIS domain-containing protein, translating into MLDEARSTPERVGHQLGRDEGLYQALGARLRERPPRGALTVARGSSDHAAAFFSYLSAVRGGHLVTSLPMSLITLHRAPLRGQELLTVAVSQSGGSPDLRASLQLFGEQGGLTVAAVNDTASPLAQTAQWVLPLHAQVEDSVAATKSFICSLTALARLAGQWCNDGELLASLTAIPACLQAACAEDWSAAIGSLVGAERILVIGRGTGMAVALEAALKFKETCGIQAEAFTSAEVRHGPMALVNRGYPVLVFAPRGPAQADLLSLAYELRQRAACVLLAAPADVRERELTLVTTGLPELDPLAAIQSFYLMVEMLARARKCDPDRPRHLQKITATL; encoded by the coding sequence ATGCTTGACGAGGCGCGGTCTACCCCTGAGCGGGTTGGCCATCAGCTAGGGAGGGACGAAGGGCTTTACCAAGCGCTGGGTGCCCGGTTGCGGGAGCGGCCGCCGCGCGGCGCGCTAACTGTGGCGCGCGGCAGTTCGGACCATGCCGCAGCTTTTTTCTCTTATCTAAGTGCGGTCCGTGGAGGCCACTTGGTCACATCTTTGCCGATGTCATTGATCACCCTGCACCGGGCGCCCTTGCGCGGACAGGAACTTCTGACGGTGGCAGTGTCGCAGTCAGGTGGCAGCCCGGACCTGCGCGCATCCCTGCAACTCTTTGGAGAGCAGGGCGGATTGACCGTTGCTGCCGTCAATGACACCGCTTCGCCCCTTGCGCAAACGGCGCAGTGGGTGCTGCCGTTGCATGCTCAAGTCGAGGACAGTGTGGCGGCAACTAAGAGCTTCATCTGCAGCTTAACTGCACTGGCGAGGTTGGCGGGGCAGTGGTGCAACGATGGGGAACTACTCGCCTCACTGACTGCTATTCCGGCTTGCTTGCAGGCTGCATGTGCTGAGGACTGGAGCGCGGCAATTGGGAGCCTTGTAGGCGCCGAGCGCATCTTGGTTATTGGTCGGGGCACCGGCATGGCCGTTGCGTTAGAGGCAGCCCTGAAATTCAAGGAGACCTGTGGTATTCAGGCTGAGGCTTTCACCAGTGCGGAGGTCCGCCACGGTCCGATGGCGCTGGTGAACCGCGGCTATCCCGTGCTGGTGTTTGCGCCACGTGGCCCGGCCCAAGCGGATCTTTTGTCATTGGCTTACGAGTTACGGCAACGCGCCGCTTGCGTGCTGCTGGCTGCTCCGGCCGATGTTCGCGAGCGTGAACTTACGCTTGTGACGACCGGATTGCCTGAGTTGGATCCTTTGGCGGCCATCCAGAGCTTCTATCTCATGGTGGAGATGTTGGCGCGTGCGCGCAAGTGCGACCCTGACCGCCCACGTCATTTGCAGAAAATAACTGCTACCTTATGA
- the nagA gene encoding N-acetylglucosamine-6-phosphate deacetylase — MNQHNREHGCVLTPSGWVRGAINFDDRVSEVVGDAVIRPAKDDVVVLPGFVDLHVHGGAGADVMDGPGAIERICKLHARHGTTSLLATTVAASPELLLQTFEALRGALDRRPIAAARLLGVHLEGPYLNPKRLGAQPDCVRVGNIDEVRDLHARAPIRVLTLAPEVAGNIAFVRQLKAMGIVVQCGHTEGTYEEGVAAMMAGAGGFTHLFNAMSPLHHRAPGMVGAALAHAEYAELIPDLLHVHPGAMRVALRAIPHLYCVTDATAAAGMPDGDYQLGGQPVTKCMGGVRLADGTLAGSSLTMDQALRNLVEIGLDLDAAARCLSTHPADYIGERERGRLCAGVWADMVVLTPGLQVNKVYIEGECIELTDA, encoded by the coding sequence ATGAACCAGCACAACCGTGAGCACGGTTGCGTGCTCACCCCGAGCGGATGGGTGCGCGGCGCCATCAATTTTGACGACCGAGTTTCTGAGGTGGTCGGCGACGCCGTCATCCGTCCTGCCAAAGACGATGTGGTAGTGCTGCCGGGCTTTGTCGATCTGCATGTCCACGGCGGGGCAGGAGCCGATGTGATGGACGGTCCCGGAGCGATCGAACGCATCTGCAAACTGCATGCTCGGCATGGAACGACTTCGCTACTAGCTACAACGGTGGCGGCATCTCCCGAGTTGCTTCTACAAACCTTCGAAGCGTTGCGTGGCGCGCTAGACCGACGGCCTATAGCCGCGGCCCGGCTCCTTGGCGTGCACCTAGAGGGTCCTTACCTGAATCCGAAGCGTCTCGGTGCGCAGCCTGACTGCGTGCGCGTCGGTAACATCGACGAGGTGCGAGATCTGCACGCGCGGGCACCCATCCGAGTATTGACGCTTGCGCCTGAGGTGGCGGGAAACATCGCGTTCGTCCGCCAACTCAAGGCGATGGGCATCGTGGTCCAGTGTGGCCACACCGAAGGAACCTATGAAGAGGGCGTCGCGGCCATGATGGCTGGCGCCGGTGGTTTCACGCACTTGTTCAATGCGATGAGTCCGCTTCACCACCGCGCGCCCGGAATGGTGGGCGCAGCCTTGGCGCACGCCGAATATGCGGAGCTGATCCCGGACTTGCTGCATGTGCATCCCGGCGCCATGCGCGTAGCGTTGAGGGCCATCCCGCACTTGTATTGCGTAACCGACGCAACGGCAGCTGCTGGTATGCCCGACGGTGATTATCAGCTGGGCGGCCAACCGGTCACGAAGTGCATGGGAGGTGTTCGACTTGCGGATGGAACGCTTGCCGGTAGTTCGTTGACCATGGATCAGGCGTTAAGGAACCTTGTCGAGATCGGGCTTGATCTTGATGCCGCGGCCCGATGCCTCTCCACGCATCCGGCGGACTACATAGGCGAGCGCGAGCGTGGCCGATTGTGTGCTGGGGTTTGGGCCGACATGGTGGTACTTACGCCCGGGCTCCAAGTGAACAAGGTTTACATTGAGGGGGAATGCATTGAGCTCACGGATGCTTGA
- a CDS encoding ABC transporter ATP-binding protein yields MHALDIENVGKKYGEYQVLDQVNLQVAQGEFLVIVGPSGCGKSTLLRIIAGLDEHSAGHLRIDGRLMDGVPPAKRGIAMVFQSYALYPHLSVADNMSLALKQERVPREEIQRRVRAAAETLALEPLLTRRPAQLSGGQRQRVAIGRAIVRQPKLFLFDEPLSNLDAALRVNTRLELAQLHRTLGATIIYVTHDQVEAMTLANRIVVMEGGSVGQVGTPAQLYNEPANLFVAGFIGSPKMNFITEDAAAPLGAATVGVRPEHLRLTQERPRWSGTVQHVEYLGADCHIIVAIKDIGKLTVRTAGEAAPAVGDTVGVTPLPGKLLRFDAAGQRLPSSIASEVMPLRAHA; encoded by the coding sequence ATGCATGCTCTAGATATTGAGAACGTTGGAAAGAAGTACGGCGAGTATCAGGTGCTTGACCAGGTCAATCTCCAAGTTGCTCAAGGCGAGTTCTTGGTGATAGTGGGACCTTCAGGCTGCGGTAAGTCGACCTTGCTACGCATCATCGCCGGCCTAGACGAACACAGCGCGGGCCACTTGCGAATCGATGGAAGGCTGATGGATGGAGTTCCGCCTGCCAAACGCGGCATCGCTATGGTTTTCCAGAGCTATGCCCTTTACCCTCATCTCAGCGTGGCAGACAATATGAGTCTTGCGCTCAAGCAGGAGCGGGTGCCGCGCGAAGAGATTCAACGTCGCGTCCGGGCTGCTGCCGAGACGCTGGCTTTGGAGCCGCTGCTTACGCGTCGGCCGGCGCAGCTGTCCGGTGGACAGCGGCAGCGGGTGGCGATCGGCCGCGCCATCGTGCGCCAGCCGAAGCTGTTCCTATTTGATGAACCGCTCTCTAACCTCGATGCAGCGTTGCGCGTTAACACGCGGCTAGAGCTTGCACAACTCCATCGCACGCTCGGCGCGACCATCATCTACGTGACCCATGATCAAGTCGAAGCAATGACGCTAGCCAATCGCATCGTCGTTATGGAAGGTGGAAGCGTCGGACAGGTTGGTACTCCGGCACAGCTCTACAACGAGCCGGCTAACCTGTTTGTAGCGGGTTTTATCGGCTCACCAAAAATGAATTTCATCACCGAGGATGCGGCAGCCCCTCTTGGTGCCGCCACCGTCGGGGTGCGTCCCGAACACCTGCGCTTGACTCAAGAGCGGCCACGCTGGAGCGGGACGGTTCAGCACGTGGAGTACCTCGGGGCAGACTGCCACATCATCGTCGCCATAAAAGATATCGGGAAGTTAACTGTCCGTACGGCTGGTGAAGCAGCGCCCGCGGTCGGCGATACCGTAGGCGTGACTCCGCTACCGGGCAAGCTGTTGCGCTTCGACGCGGCCGGGCAGCGGCTGCCGTCAAGCATTGCCAGCGAGGTAATGCCGCTGCGTGCCCACGCCTGA